CGGGACGATCGAAACGGAAGGCGAAGACTTCACCCAGGGCAAAGTGACGTTCTCGGTCAAGGTGGATTCCATCGATACGGCCAGCGACCAGCGTGACGGTCACCTGAAAAGCGATGACTTTTTCAGCGCAGACAAATTCCCCGAGATCAAGTTTGTAAGCACGGGCTTCAAACACAAGGGCGGGGAAAACTACGACCTGACCGGGAACCTGACCATCCGCGACCTGACCAAACCGGTTACGCTGGCCGTGGAATACGGTGGTGTCGCCCAGGACTTCTATGGCAATACCAAAGCGGGTTTTACGGTGACAGGCAAAATCAACCGCAAGGACTTCGGCCTGGTATGGAACGGGGTTACCGAAACGGGCAGCATCGTGGTCAGCGACGATGTAAGGATCAGCGCAGACCTGCAGTTCACAAAGGGATAAATGCATTGTTAATAAAGGGGGCGCAAGCCCCTTTTTTTTATACCTTTATGTTGTCTCTAAAACAGCCATTATGTCCAGAGAATTTTATAACTGCATAAAGGCAGCCTTCAAGGTCGGCATCATCGCCGCCGTGATCAACCTGAT
This region of Dinghuibacter silviterrae genomic DNA includes:
- a CDS encoding YceI family protein, encoding MAITKWTVDPMHSQVEFKVRHLMITNVTGTFQHFDGTIETEGEDFTQGKVTFSVKVDSIDTASDQRDGHLKSDDFFSADKFPEIKFVSTGFKHKGGENYDLTGNLTIRDLTKPVTLAVEYGGVAQDFYGNTKAGFTVTGKINRKDFGLVWNGVTETGSIVVSDDVRISADLQFTKG